A single window of Salvia splendens isolate huo1 chromosome 6, SspV2, whole genome shotgun sequence DNA harbors:
- the LOC121807632 gene encoding uncharacterized protein LOC121807632, whose protein sequence is MAPPSYTTPQPSDNHKPRSAADHRCLESLLHSARPFLRGELHAVDENLPRLVSVLQAAGAGECWHKHNSFFDHLFGVYRTLKPWNAPDVVCLCALFHSAYSNSYVNLAIFPPSPTGRDTVRGHVGAAAERLIHLFCVVPRHSITHGLLLSSYSDSELIEDLRLSAISIEKLRGGGEAGEDEIWRNKIRSIIPAEGVTVKHIKTGEDIQLSRRLVATFLLMTISDISESLFGFHDHLFDNRDGRLDCSGNNVLTSLWPGIAKPGLCMHTFSRMAAIYSLLVREEEMYLKSLKNPAAAEGRDEDLELVVPPVFDNCSKVLDPDEQIAARDLYWKAVCDVAEIGVDKAEEMLVESVARNPFVGEGYVVLAQIYLGKGEFEAAVEAAERGLRLLLEWGSPRDKRLTWQAWVSWVRVLLMKAKEKSWPEKAWDLQNLGLVA, encoded by the coding sequence ATGGCGCCGCCGTCTTACACCACTCCCCAACCCTCCGACAACCACAAACCCCGCTCTGCCGCCGACCACCGCTGCCTCGAATCGCTCCTCCACTCCGCCCGCCCCTTCCTCCGCGGCGAGCTCCACGCCGTCGACGAAAACCTCCCCCGCCTCGTCTCCGTCCTCCAAgccgccggcgccggcgagtGCTGGCACAAGCACAACAGCTTCTTCGACCACCTCTTCGGCGTCTACCGCACCCTCAAGCCCTGGAACGCTCCCGACGTCGTCTGCCTCTGCGCCCTCTTCCACTCCGCCTACTCCAACTCCTATGTCAACCTCGCCATCTTCCCGCCCTCCCCCACCGGCCGCGACACCGTCCGCGGCCACGTCGGCGCTGCCGCCGAGCGCCTCATCCACCTCTTCTGCGTCGTTCCTCGTCACTCTATCACCCACGGCCTCCTACTCTCCAGCTACTCCGATTCCGAGCTGATCGAAGACCTCCGACTGTCGGCGATCTCGATCGAGAAGCTCCGCGGCGGCGGAGAGGCCGGAGAAGACGAGATCTGGAGGAATAAGATCCGATCGATCATCCCGGCGGAGGGGGTGACCGTGAAGCACATCAAAACCGGCGAAGACATACAGCTCTCGAGGCGGCTGGTGGCGACTTTCCTCTTGATGACCATCTCCGATATCAGCGAATCGCTCTTCGGCTTCCATGACCATTTGTTCGATAACCGCGACGGCAGGCTCGATTGCTCCGGCAACAACGTTCTGACCTCCTTGTGGCCGGGCATCGCCAAGCCAGGGCTGTGTATGCACACCTTCTCGAGAATGGCGGCGATCTACAGTCTGTTGGTGAGAGAAGAGGAGATGTACCTCAAATCATTGAAAAATCCGGCAGCGGCGGAGGGCAGAGACGAAGATCTGGAGCTGGTGGTGCCGCCGGTGTTCGATAATTGCAGTAAAGTTCTGGATCCGGATGAGCAGATCGCGGCGAGGGATCTGTACTGGAAGGCGGTGTGCGACGTGGCGGAGATAGGGGTAGATAAGGCGGAGGAGATGCTGGTGGAGAGTGTGGCGAGGAATCCGTTTGTGGGGGAAGGGTACGTGGTGTTGGCGCAGATATATTTGGGGAAAGGAGAGTTCGAGGCGGCGGTAGAGGCAGCGGAGAGGGGGCTGAGGTTGCTGTTGGAGTGGGGGAGTCCGCGTGATAAGAGGCTGACGTGGCAGGCGTGGGTGTCGTGGGTTAGGGTGCTGTTGATGAAGGCCAAGGAGAAGTCGTGGCCGGAAAAAGCATGGGACCTACAAAATTTGGGTCTTGTCGCGTGa